The sequence TATGAATGTGTTTTATGGGTGCTTGCCTTAAATGACTCTCGAAATAGTCGACTGATCGTTGCAGTTCCGTTGCCAGCGGCTCCAATGCTCCCGCCTCTATTTCCTCTTCGGTATAAGCGTCTATGGCAGCAACGCCGCGCAAAAGACGGGTAAACAACAATCCCTTCGATGTGTAAATTTGAGCTAGGTAATGCCCTTCCTGAGTTTGATAAATGACCATTTCCGGATGCGCAGGCGGCTTAATTAGGCTAGGCAAGGTCAGTTCAGAAACAGTAATGGCGACTAATGACAAGTCGCTTTCAGCAAAAAAATCCACCCAAGGTCTCAGCAAGCTCTTGCTAGCAACGACCGCTACAATCTTATCCTGACCGGTTGGTTGTTCTGGAAATTCATAATAATCCGCAACAATATCGCTGGCAGATAATGAGACCAGATCATTTAAGCTGTACTTCAAACTTTCAGCGATTTCTTCCGGATCGACCATCGGTCGATCAACCAGCACAGACTCATAACAGTCAGAACCTAATACCAATGATACCGAGGCGTCTTTTAACGAAAGGCGTTTGTACTTCTTCAGGATATGAACTGCTTTTTCAATAAGGTTGCCGGGACTCGCATCTTCTTGATCGTTCACAATGAGCTCGCACTTCCCTGCGTGACTTTTTGCGACTAATAAACGCACACTTTTTTGCGTGATTTGGAAGCAAACGTGATGAGCATTTTGTTTCTGTTGCGTAAATCCAAACACCCGGCAACACCTTTTAATTATTTTTACAACATCTTATCAGAATCGTTGTAAAGCACATTATAAAATGCACTGCACCTACACAAATATAACTAATGTCATAACCCGTTTTTCTAGGGTCTGCCGCTACTAACGCTCTACTTTCCAATTCAACGTTTCGCCGGCCCAATACGGCACCATAGGTCCATTTGCGGTATCCACCGTTGCCGGCACCTGCCATTGGTCTTTCACTAAAGTCAGTTCACCGGTATTTCTGGGCATACGGTAAAAGTCTGCACCAAAGCCACTCGCGAAATCGGCCAGCTTATCCAGCGCGCCATGCGCATCGAAAAACTCAGCATAGAGTTCAATAGCGGCCGGCGCCGAGTAACAGCCAGCGCATCCACAAGCCGTTTCTTTTTTATCCTGAGTATGTGGTGCAGAGTCGGTTCCCAAAAAGAATTTAGGGTTCCCCGATAAGGCGGCTCGTTGCAGCTCCATTTGGTGAGAACGGCGCTTTAAAATAGGCAGGCAATAATTATGTGGACGAACACCGCCCACCAACAAGTCATTGCGGTTCATCAGCAAATGCTGCGGCGTCATCGTTGCAGCAACATAATCAGAGGACTCTTCAACAAAGGCGACAGCGTCTGCGGTGGTAATATGTTCCAGTACCAAACGCAATTGGGGAAACTTTTCAGTAATAGGCCGTAAATGGCGGTCAATAAAGACTTTTTCACGATCGAAAATATCCACGTCAGCGTCTGTTACTTCGCCGTGTACCAACAGCGGCACCTCATGTTGCTGCATGGCTTCTAACACTGGTGCCAGCGCTTCAACCGACTTAACTCCGGCCGCCGAATTGGTTGTTGCCCCGGACGGATACAGTTTAAAGCCAATGATATGCTCGTTTGCCGCCGCTTCGGCAACCAGTTCGGGTGTGGTTTCAGCGGTAAGGTAAAGCGCCATCATAGGCTGAAACGTTTGCCCTTCCGGCAGCTGCTTTAGTATGCGCTCACGATAAGCCATCGCTGCTTCAACGGTTGTTACCGGCGGAACCAGGTTGGGCATAATAACGGCGCGGTTAAACACCACCGCGGAAGCCGGTACGGTGGTTGCTAACATCGCCTCGTCACGCAGGTGCAAGTGCCAGTCATCGGGAGTTGGAATTGTGAAAGTTTGCATAGTCATACGCCACTGAAAAATGATGCCCTATTGTAGCGTATTATTCTGTCGCTTGTTAGCGCAGCTGCATGGCCTCTTTCCAGTGCTTTCGGCAACAAGACACATAGCGATCATTACCGCCTATGGCTATTTGCTGCCCCATGCGCACGGCATTACCCTGCTCGTCAACTCGTAGCGACATCGTGGCTTTTCGCCCGCAATGACAAATGGTCTTCATCTCCACCAGCTTGTCAGCAACCGCCAATAACACCGCACTGCCCGGAAATGCGCTACCAAAAGCGTCGGTCCGGATGCCATAACACATGACTGGAATGTCGTCGGTATCAGTCAGGGTCGTCAATTG comes from Idiomarina sp. X4 and encodes:
- a CDS encoding Type II secretory pathway component, translating into MNDQEDASPGNLIEKAVHILKKYKRLSLKDASVSLVLGSDCYESVLVDRPMVDPEEIAESLKYSLNDLVSLSASDIVADYYEFPEQPTGQDKIVAVVASKSLLRPWVDFFAESDLSLVAITVSELTLPSLIKPPAHPEMVIYQTQEGHYLAQIYTSKGLLFTRLLRGVAAIDAYTEEEIEAGALEPLATELQRSVDYFESHLRQAPIKHIHIAIEHVKPGVVVKNVSQMLAVECDVYRYPQWSQELIEGDFTDLPGLAVFEELRV
- the pyrC gene encoding dihydroorotase, producing the protein MQTFTIPTPDDWHLHLRDEAMLATTVPASAVVFNRAVIMPNLVPPVTTVEAAMAYRERILKQLPEGQTFQPMMALYLTAETTPELVAEAAANEHIIGFKLYPSGATTNSAAGVKSVEALAPVLEAMQQHEVPLLVHGEVTDADVDIFDREKVFIDRHLRPITEKFPQLRLVLEHITTADAVAFVEESSDYVAATMTPQHLLMNRNDLLVGGVRPHNYCLPILKRRSHQMELQRAALSGNPKFFLGTDSAPHTQDKKETACGCAGCYSAPAAIELYAEFFDAHGALDKLADFASGFGADFYRMPRNTGELTLVKDQWQVPATVDTANGPMVPYWAGETLNWKVER